Proteins found in one Desulfosoma sp. genomic segment:
- the prfB gene encoding peptide chain release factor 2 (programmed frameshift), whose product MLIETSEIRNSLKELHQRVDTLGGYLDIAEKRRRLQELDRAISKEDFWNDPEKSKEVLKERAQLSEIVSEFETLKRELEDNELLLDLAVEEDDGDTVREVARKTKDVQKKVKALEVRQMLGGENDARNAIVSINAGAGGTEAQDWAEMLLRMYLRWCERRGFQTEVIDLLEGEEAGIKSATFTVSGPYAYGLLKGESGVHRLVRISPFDASGRRHTSFAAVFVYPEVDDSIVIDIKPSDLQIDTFRASGAGGQHVNKTSSAVRITHLPTGIVVQCQNERSQHRNRDLAMKVLRARLYEREMQKKQAELQELHDSLDDIAWGNQIRSYVLQPYRLVKDHRTQVEKGNVDSVLDGELDDFMEAYLLHQLQGQSQISAASS is encoded by the exons ATGCTTATCGAAACCTCAGAAATTCGAAACTCCCTAAAAGAACTGCACCAGCGGGTGGACACGTTGGGAGGTTATCTT GACATTGCTGAAAAACGCCGGCGACTTCAAGAGCTGGATCGGGCAATATCCAAGGAGGATTTTTGGAACGATCCGGAAAAATCCAAGGAAGTCCTAAAGGAAAGAGCTCAGCTTTCGGAAATCGTCTCGGAATTCGAAACGCTGAAAAGGGAACTGGAAGACAACGAACTGCTTCTGGACCTAGCCGTCGAAGAAGACGACGGGGACACCGTCCGTGAAGTAGCCCGTAAGACCAAAGACGTTCAAAAAAAGGTCAAGGCTCTGGAAGTGCGTCAAATGTTGGGCGGCGAAAATGATGCCCGCAACGCCATCGTCAGCATCAATGCGGGAGCCGGAGGCACGGAAGCCCAGGATTGGGCGGAAATGCTTCTGCGCATGTACCTCAGATGGTGTGAACGCCGAGGGTTTCAGACCGAAGTCATCGATCTTCTGGAAGGAGAAGAGGCGGGGATCAAAAGCGCCACCTTTACGGTTTCCGGGCCCTATGCCTATGGGTTACTCAAAGGCGAATCCGGCGTGCATCGCCTGGTGAGAATCTCTCCCTTTGATGCCAGTGGACGTCGGCATACCTCTTTTGCCGCCGTGTTCGTCTACCCCGAAGTGGACGACTCCATTGTGATCGACATCAAGCCTTCGGACCTGCAGATAGACACGTTTCGAGCCAGCGGTGCCGGCGGCCAACATGTGAACAAGACCAGTTCGGCGGTGCGAATCACCCATCTTCCCACTGGCATCGTGGTCCAGTGCCAGAATGAACGTTCTCAGCATCGCAACCGAGATCTGGCCATGAAAGTCCTACGGGCTCGGCTCTATGAAAGGGAGATGCAAAAAAAACAAGCGGAATTGCAGGAACTGCATGACAGCTTGGACGACATAGCCTGGGGAAACCAAATTCGATCCTACGTTCTTCAGCCCTATCGCCTGGTCAAGGACCACCGCACTCAGGTAGAAAAAGGGAACGTGGACAGTGTTCTGGACGGGGAACTGGACGACTTTATGGAAGCCTATCTCCTCCATCAACTTCAAGGCCAATCCCAGATTTCCGCCGCTTCCTCATAA
- a CDS encoding ribonuclease catalytic domain-containing protein, which translates to MSPSEVSGVSPGTVVEFFEAKELLLGVCLAVKDQRLNVLTETNREMNLVLRRVVSVSPGKLNPSLRRDDLVRALKNIRQLRESLAAQVNVAELWSVLEGESETYSVQDLAELVFTSEVTDDHMAAVQRVLLADRLYFQFKNGFFAARTEEQVERRREEIAREAERERLLEEGAQWLRRVWQSKPGTRQEIFSPEIIEKIQDFGLFGQEAESAAFVKELFARAGLTAQPAAAFRLLVRLGVWSENENLYLHQQGLSIEFPEQALKAADAAKSLVQRVSVEEARSDFRALDVFTIDSATTRDFDDALSFRPLDTGLWEVGVHIADAAHFVGMHDVLDEEAASRVTSIYLPDRRIPMLPPVLSEEACSLCLGKDRATLSFLMEVDEEGRIHRWTVRPGIVRVTRRLTYEQVDSLVETEEAFKILLHLSERLREERRERGAVLLPLPEIHISVNDHGMIQLVRYDKESPSQIIVSEWMIAANGRAAAYLAERNLPAIYRCQAECRPETDQVQSDYPIFHIYRQRRLFARAELETRPGPHCSLGMNPYTTVTSPIRRYMDLVVQRQIKAALLHGRPAYTEEELEKILTRMRVQLGKIAFVQRKWTRYWILRYLEQEDIQTLHGIVLDKNAKFAHILLPDFLLEVQAPLPQEHPVGPGEMVRLKIERLHPRDDVLRVQIV; encoded by the coding sequence ATGAGCCCATCCGAGGTGAGTGGAGTGAGTCCCGGGACGGTGGTCGAATTTTTTGAGGCCAAGGAACTGCTTCTTGGAGTCTGCCTGGCGGTTAAAGACCAAAGGCTCAATGTGCTGACGGAAACCAACCGGGAAATGAACCTGGTTCTTCGGCGCGTGGTATCGGTTTCTCCCGGCAAGTTGAATCCTTCGCTGCGTCGAGATGACCTGGTTCGAGCTCTCAAGAACATTCGGCAACTGCGTGAATCCCTGGCTGCACAGGTGAATGTGGCGGAATTGTGGTCAGTTCTGGAAGGCGAATCCGAAACCTACAGCGTTCAGGATTTGGCCGAGCTGGTCTTTACATCCGAAGTCACCGATGACCATATGGCGGCGGTGCAACGGGTTTTGTTGGCCGATCGTCTGTATTTTCAATTCAAAAATGGCTTCTTTGCCGCAAGAACCGAAGAACAGGTGGAACGTCGCCGCGAAGAAATAGCTCGAGAAGCCGAAAGAGAACGTCTTTTGGAAGAAGGGGCTCAATGGCTGCGTCGTGTTTGGCAATCAAAACCGGGGACTCGTCAAGAGATATTTTCTCCAGAAATCATAGAAAAGATTCAGGATTTCGGACTCTTCGGCCAGGAAGCGGAAAGCGCCGCTTTTGTCAAGGAACTGTTTGCTCGAGCGGGCCTTACGGCGCAACCGGCCGCAGCCTTTCGGCTGCTGGTGCGTTTAGGGGTATGGTCTGAAAACGAAAACCTTTACTTACACCAGCAGGGATTAAGCATCGAGTTTCCTGAGCAAGCTCTGAAGGCGGCGGACGCCGCCAAGAGCCTTGTGCAAAGGGTCAGTGTGGAAGAGGCACGAAGTGATTTTCGTGCACTCGATGTTTTCACCATTGACAGTGCTACGACGCGGGACTTTGACGATGCCTTGAGCTTTCGCCCCTTGGATACAGGTCTTTGGGAAGTGGGGGTGCACATTGCGGATGCCGCCCATTTTGTAGGCATGCATGATGTGCTGGATGAGGAAGCGGCGTCCCGGGTAACATCCATTTACCTTCCCGATCGACGTATTCCCATGCTCCCTCCGGTTTTATCAGAAGAAGCCTGCAGCCTGTGCTTGGGGAAAGACAGAGCCACCCTGAGCTTTCTCATGGAAGTGGACGAAGAGGGTCGGATTCATCGTTGGACCGTTCGCCCCGGCATTGTTCGAGTCACCCGCCGACTGACCTATGAGCAGGTGGACTCCTTGGTGGAAACCGAGGAAGCGTTCAAGATTCTTTTACACCTCAGTGAACGACTTCGAGAAGAGCGGCGGGAAAGAGGGGCCGTGCTCTTGCCGTTGCCGGAAATTCACATCAGTGTCAATGACCATGGCATGATACAGCTGGTGCGATACGACAAGGAAAGCCCGAGCCAGATTATCGTTTCCGAATGGATGATTGCGGCCAACGGTCGTGCTGCCGCTTACTTGGCTGAACGGAATCTGCCGGCCATTTATCGGTGCCAGGCGGAATGCCGTCCCGAAACAGATCAGGTACAAAGCGATTATCCCATTTTTCATATCTACCGACAGCGTCGTCTCTTTGCTCGGGCGGAACTTGAAACACGTCCCGGCCCTCACTGCAGCCTAGGCATGAACCCCTATACCACCGTGACCTCCCCTATTCGCCGTTACATGGACCTGGTGGTGCAGCGTCAGATTAAAGCCGCACTTCTTCACGGCCGACCGGCTTATACGGAAGAAGAGCTGGAAAAGATTCTCACACGCATGCGCGTCCAGCTGGGCAAGATCGCCTTCGTCCAACGCAAATGGACCCGTTACTGGATTCTTCGATACCTGGAACAGGAAGACATTCAGACGCTTCATGGGATCGTTCTGGATAAGAACGCCAAGTTCGCCCACATCCTTTTGCCTGATTTTCTATTGGAAGTGCAAGCACCGCTTCCTCAGGAACATCCCGTGGGACCCGGTGAAATGGTGCGGCTGAAGATCGAGCGGTTACATCCTCGAGACGACGTGCTTCGTGTCCAGATCGTGTGA
- a CDS encoding N-acetylmuramoyl-L-alanine amidase codes for MKRFLTSAKGLWSALVFGLTVAVGSAFVHGSAPLNLEGRYHEARRQYLSLVDQLSDPKNQALFRQNIQKFLDILQEDVKQTLSDRCLFMIAQSYHRLHDALKLENDYRNALNFYKQVALRFPQSPLADDALFLSGILMEMKEPEEACLEFSRLCVLFPQGDMTSKARQKAEELSKKLRTSASAPTPEASTILNGDKATSKPKGTSQEKTPHWAVPKVAEPAREEPKAAVEKIRHWSAEEYTRVVVYLSGPVRYSRSEQLADPEKKLPQRIILDLERCSVGPQVKSVIPIKDGLLEDVRLTTSFENKTQVIVGLQSVESYRVFSLADPFRLIVDVQGKKRAQASTTARTETPPAAAPMVPKPVVKKGMPSMVAQLGLTVRRIVLDPGHGGKDKGAIGPGGVFEKDITLAIAKELKKILEKEGGYEVILTRDSDRFLSLEERTAIANTKKADLFVSIHTNAHEDSSLGGIETYFLNFSKDKESARLAARENATSAKHMSDLEAILNELLHHTKIDESSRLAQDIHRGMMRNLESSVQLRDLGVKQAPFYVLLGAQMPSVLIEACFISNPEEERLLTQTQFQRNLARAIAKGIHSYRERLAQVGRLGEGA; via the coding sequence ATGAAAAGATTCTTGACAAGTGCGAAAGGCCTTTGGAGTGCGCTGGTTTTTGGATTGACTGTGGCTGTTGGCAGCGCCTTCGTGCACGGATCGGCACCTCTGAACTTGGAGGGTCGTTACCATGAGGCGCGCCGTCAGTATTTATCCCTCGTGGACCAGTTGTCCGATCCCAAAAATCAAGCCCTCTTTCGACAAAATATCCAAAAATTTCTTGATATTCTTCAAGAAGATGTCAAACAGACTTTATCGGATCGGTGCCTTTTCATGATCGCTCAGTCCTACCATCGCCTTCATGACGCTCTCAAATTGGAAAACGATTATAGAAACGCTCTCAATTTTTACAAACAAGTGGCCCTTCGGTTTCCTCAAAGCCCCTTGGCCGATGATGCCCTGTTTCTTTCGGGAATCCTTATGGAAATGAAGGAACCAGAAGAGGCTTGTTTGGAATTTTCACGCCTCTGTGTTCTTTTCCCTCAGGGCGATATGACCTCAAAGGCTCGGCAAAAAGCTGAAGAATTGTCAAAAAAGCTCAGAACCTCGGCGTCGGCGCCGACTCCTGAGGCTTCAACGATTCTCAACGGTGACAAGGCGACATCCAAACCTAAGGGGACCAGCCAGGAAAAAACGCCGCATTGGGCGGTGCCAAAGGTTGCAGAACCAGCCCGAGAAGAGCCCAAAGCCGCCGTGGAAAAAATTCGTCACTGGTCGGCGGAAGAGTACACTCGAGTGGTGGTTTACCTGAGCGGTCCCGTACGGTACAGCCGGAGTGAACAGCTCGCAGACCCCGAGAAGAAGCTGCCTCAACGTATCATCCTCGATCTGGAACGCTGCAGTGTGGGTCCTCAAGTCAAGTCGGTCATCCCCATCAAGGATGGTTTGTTGGAAGACGTACGTTTGACGACTTCCTTTGAAAACAAAACCCAGGTGATTGTGGGCCTTCAATCGGTGGAATCCTATCGCGTCTTTTCTTTGGCCGATCCATTTCGCCTTATCGTTGACGTGCAGGGCAAGAAAAGAGCGCAAGCCTCCACAACGGCTCGAACGGAAACGCCGCCCGCCGCAGCCCCTATGGTGCCGAAACCCGTCGTCAAAAAGGGCATGCCCAGTATGGTGGCTCAATTGGGGTTGACCGTGAGACGCATCGTCCTGGATCCGGGCCATGGAGGGAAAGACAAAGGGGCCATCGGTCCCGGAGGAGTCTTCGAAAAGGACATTACGCTGGCCATCGCTAAGGAATTGAAAAAGATTTTGGAAAAGGAAGGCGGCTATGAAGTGATTCTGACACGGGATTCCGATCGATTCTTGAGCCTGGAAGAACGCACGGCCATCGCCAACACTAAGAAGGCTGATCTCTTCGTCTCCATCCATACCAATGCCCACGAAGATTCAAGCCTTGGCGGCATTGAAACCTATTTTCTTAACTTTTCGAAAGACAAAGAATCCGCACGCCTGGCCGCTCGAGAAAACGCTACATCAGCCAAGCATATGAGTGACTTGGAAGCTATTTTGAATGAGCTGTTACATCACACCAAGATCGATGAATCATCGCGTCTTGCTCAAGATATTCACCGGGGCATGATGCGCAACCTGGAAAGCAGCGTGCAGCTTCGCGACTTGGGCGTCAAGCAGGCTCCCTTTTATGTGCTTCTAGGTGCTCAAATGCCCAGTGTTTTGATTGAAGCCTGTTTCATTTCCAACCCTGAGGAAGAACGGTTGTTGACCCAGACGCAATTCCAACGCAACTTGGCAAGAGCCATTGCCAAAGGGATTCATTCGTACCGGGAACGGCTTGCCCAGGTGGGCCGGCTGGGGGAAGGCGCATGA
- the mutS gene encoding DNA mismatch repair protein MutS, which translates to MNKITPMMQQYLDIKAQHPEALLLYRMGDFYELFFEDAVTASRILDIALTSRDKNAENPVPMCGVPYHAAESYIARLVNAGHKVAVCDQVEDPKKARGLVRRQVTRVITPGLVVESQNLSAKDPNYLAAVSHKGSRYGLAYVDVSTGDFLVVEVDGRETLLRELARVSPKEILVGDGQETSWISEVTSGQGVAVTVLDESAFDVARCRERLLDHFRVYSLESFGIGESPLIVRAAGAILDYLRTNRLNTCAHLRKITPYRPSDFMALDEATLKNLEVLQAAATLTRKGSLLHILDETLTPMGARLLQKWVRYPLLDVSAIVQRQDAVAELMDQGGTRAELREILEKIADLERIVARVSVGTAGPRDLAALRRSLEILPEIQTHLQLFSCTFLSQLAFDWDSLQDVAQRLAETLVDDPPHMLASGGVIRPGVDAELDHYRRLALDAKGWMAEYEVKERARTGISSLKVRYNKVFGYYIEISKANLALVPDDYIRRQTLVNAERFITEELKNFEDQVLHADEKSRELEERHYEELRLCVAQHAERILKAAEHVAHLDVLASLAETAARRGYGRPVVDDGDEIVILEGRHPVVERSLPEGAFVPNDVQLNSRDQQILIITGPNMAGKSTILRQTALLVLMAQIGSFIPARQARIGVVDRIFTRVGASDDLARGRSTFMVEMQETANILYQATPKSLIVLDEIGRGTSTFDGMSLAWAVAEYLHDLHGVGVKTLFATHYHELTELAERLPRVKNYNVAVKEFETDIVFFHRLLPGGTNKSYGIHVARLAGLPKEVIVRAQEILSQLEAGSHRPPERPRDTARSAPRRKSRVGFQMSLFQPGVEWLRDAIMALDLDRMTPLAALKTLYGLQEQIKGRSPLAAVPKGKETLEDEETWNPRTSPDGKNPATRFKGDEGSGMFRQGTSRPSGGESP; encoded by the coding sequence ATGAACAAGATCACCCCCATGATGCAGCAGTATCTGGACATCAAGGCACAGCATCCGGAAGCCTTGCTGCTTTATCGAATGGGAGACTTCTACGAGCTTTTCTTTGAAGATGCTGTGACGGCATCGCGCATCTTGGATATTGCCCTCACGTCCCGAGACAAGAACGCGGAAAACCCTGTGCCCATGTGCGGCGTGCCATATCATGCGGCCGAAAGCTACATAGCTCGGCTGGTAAACGCGGGGCACAAGGTGGCCGTCTGCGACCAGGTGGAAGATCCGAAAAAGGCCAGGGGTTTGGTTCGAAGGCAGGTCACCCGTGTCATCACGCCGGGACTGGTGGTGGAAAGCCAGAACCTATCGGCCAAGGATCCCAATTATCTGGCGGCCGTTTCCCATAAAGGGAGCCGATATGGTCTGGCCTACGTGGATGTTTCCACCGGTGATTTTTTAGTGGTGGAAGTCGATGGGCGTGAAACCCTTTTGCGTGAACTCGCGCGTGTAAGCCCCAAAGAGATACTTGTCGGCGATGGGCAGGAAACATCGTGGATTTCCGAGGTGACTTCAGGTCAAGGGGTCGCGGTGACGGTCCTGGATGAGTCGGCCTTTGATGTGGCTCGATGCCGGGAAAGACTTTTGGACCATTTTCGCGTGTATTCCCTGGAAAGCTTCGGTATCGGGGAAAGTCCCTTGATTGTGCGGGCCGCGGGAGCCATTTTGGACTACCTTCGAACCAACCGGCTGAACACCTGCGCACATTTAAGAAAAATCACACCGTATCGGCCGAGCGATTTCATGGCCCTAGATGAGGCCACACTCAAGAATCTGGAAGTCCTTCAGGCCGCTGCCACTTTAACCCGCAAAGGATCCCTGCTGCATATTCTGGACGAAACCCTGACCCCTATGGGAGCCCGGCTGCTTCAGAAATGGGTCCGTTATCCTTTGCTGGATGTTTCAGCCATTGTTCAGAGGCAAGATGCCGTGGCCGAATTGATGGATCAAGGGGGTACCCGTGCAGAACTTCGAGAAATCCTTGAAAAGATAGCGGACCTGGAGCGGATCGTCGCCCGTGTGAGTGTGGGTACGGCAGGGCCGCGGGATCTGGCGGCGCTGAGACGCTCCTTGGAAATATTACCGGAAATTCAGACACATCTGCAGCTTTTTTCATGCACCTTTTTGTCACAGTTGGCTTTCGATTGGGATTCCCTGCAAGATGTGGCACAGCGTCTCGCGGAAACCCTTGTGGATGATCCTCCCCACATGTTGGCGTCGGGCGGGGTGATTCGCCCCGGTGTGGATGCGGAACTAGACCATTACAGACGCCTGGCCTTGGATGCCAAAGGTTGGATGGCCGAATATGAAGTCAAAGAACGGGCGCGTACCGGCATCAGTTCCCTGAAGGTGCGTTACAACAAAGTTTTCGGCTATTACATTGAAATTTCCAAAGCCAATTTGGCCCTTGTGCCTGATGATTACATACGCCGACAAACCTTGGTCAACGCCGAAAGATTTATCACCGAAGAACTCAAAAACTTTGAAGACCAGGTTCTGCATGCGGATGAAAAGAGCCGAGAACTGGAAGAACGGCATTACGAGGAGTTACGCTTATGCGTGGCGCAACATGCGGAAAGGATTCTTAAGGCCGCTGAACACGTGGCGCATCTGGATGTTTTGGCTTCGTTGGCGGAAACAGCCGCCCGTAGGGGATATGGCCGACCGGTCGTGGATGATGGGGACGAGATTGTCATTCTAGAGGGACGTCATCCGGTCGTTGAGCGATCCCTTCCCGAAGGAGCCTTCGTTCCAAACGATGTGCAACTGAATTCTCGGGATCAGCAGATTCTCATAATCACCGGCCCCAATATGGCCGGAAAATCCACCATTTTGCGTCAAACGGCTCTGCTTGTGCTCATGGCTCAAATAGGCTCTTTTATTCCGGCAAGGCAGGCCCGCATCGGGGTTGTGGATCGCATTTTCACACGCGTGGGTGCCTCCGACGATCTGGCTCGAGGTCGCTCCACTTTCATGGTGGAGATGCAAGAGACGGCCAATATATTGTACCAGGCTACCCCCAAAAGTCTTATCGTTTTGGATGAAATCGGTCGCGGCACATCCACCTTCGACGGCATGAGTCTAGCCTGGGCCGTGGCCGAATATCTTCATGATTTGCACGGTGTCGGCGTAAAGACCTTGTTCGCCACGCACTATCATGAACTGACGGAACTGGCGGAAAGACTGCCTCGTGTCAAGAATTACAATGTTGCCGTCAAGGAATTTGAAACCGACATTGTTTTCTTTCATCGCCTCCTTCCCGGAGGTACCAACAAGAGCTACGGCATTCATGTGGCGCGTCTGGCGGGGCTTCCCAAAGAAGTGATTGTTCGAGCCCAGGAAATACTGAGTCAGCTGGAAGCAGGAAGCCATCGGCCTCCTGAAAGACCTAGAGACACGGCTCGTTCGGCGCCCCGACGCAAATCCCGAGTGGGGTTTCAGATGAGCTTGTTTCAACCCGGTGTGGAGTGGCTTCGGGATGCCATCATGGCTTTGGACCTGGACCGTATGACTCCTCTTGCAGCCCTCAAGACCCTTTACGGACTTCAAGAACAAATTAAGGGGCGTTCCCCTCTAGCAGCCGTGCCCAAAGGCAAAGAGACTCTTGAGGATGAAGAGACGTGGAACCCTAGGACCTCACCCGATGGGAAAAACCCAGCTACCCGGTTCAAAGGGGACGAAGGTTCAGGAATGTTTCGTCAGGGAACATCGCGGCCAAGCGGTGGAGAATCACCATGA
- a CDS encoding HIT domain-containing protein — translation MQNLWAPWRMEYILGKREPYCIFCPEGGGLSDPERLILYRGRLTMVMMNKYPYNNGHLLVAPWRHVADLEGLTEEEMTDLMRKIQMCVRIIRPLMRPQGFNVGLNLGAAAGAGVESHLHFHVVPRWEGDTNFMTVFADVRSIPEHLKQTYEKLRPHFDKEKLHEAL, via the coding sequence ATGCAGAATCTGTGGGCGCCGTGGCGTATGGAATACATTTTGGGAAAAAGAGAACCGTACTGCATTTTTTGTCCGGAAGGCGGCGGGCTGAGCGATCCGGAACGCCTGATTCTCTATCGGGGTCGCTTGACCATGGTGATGATGAATAAATACCCTTACAACAACGGCCACCTTTTAGTGGCCCCATGGCGTCATGTGGCGGACTTGGAGGGTCTCACGGAGGAGGAAATGACTGACCTCATGAGGAAGATACAGATGTGCGTGAGAATCATTCGCCCCCTCATGCGACCTCAGGGCTTTAATGTAGGGCTTAATCTAGGTGCTGCCGCCGGAGCCGGTGTGGAGAGCCACTTACACTTTCATGTGGTGCCCCGATGGGAAGGGGACACCAATTTCATGACGGTTTTTGCCGATGTGCGAAGCATTCCAGAGCACTTGAAACAGACCTACGAGAAGTTGCGACCACATTTTGACAAGGAGAAACTCCATGAAGCTCTTTAG
- a CDS encoding YfcE family phosphodiesterase: MGMNIVVLSDTHLTHVTQELQDLCARYCDGADLVVHLGDWTAGCVLDYFEQYRLEAVCGNTDETAVRLRLPTKKTFRVGSYQIALTHGWGYGNYASDIKTHLLEVFDTAHVILFGHTHRPLLEKVNGRLLLNPGSVFSPRSSQGRTLAFLRVGTSLHAEIIQL, encoded by the coding sequence ATGGGCATGAATATCGTGGTGCTTTCCGACACACATCTCACGCACGTGACGCAGGAACTGCAAGACCTGTGTGCACGTTACTGCGATGGTGCGGATTTGGTGGTCCATCTTGGGGACTGGACGGCGGGTTGTGTATTGGATTATTTCGAGCAGTACCGGCTGGAGGCGGTATGCGGCAATACGGATGAGACGGCGGTGCGTTTGAGACTGCCGACAAAGAAAACGTTCCGAGTGGGTTCTTATCAAATCGCCCTGACCCATGGATGGGGTTACGGGAACTATGCTTCGGACATCAAAACGCATCTGCTGGAAGTATTCGATACGGCCCATGTTATTCTTTTCGGGCATACGCATCGACCTCTTCTGGAAAAAGTGAATGGGCGGCTTTTGTTGAATCCGGGTTCTGTTTTTTCACCTCGAAGTTCTCAAGGAAGGACTTTGGCCTTTTTGCGAGTGGGCACGTCGCTGCACGCGGAAATTATCCAGCTGTAG
- a CDS encoding UPF0280 family protein yields the protein MERAQPVHRFYREQHKRGPWHAFRVQVEQTDLWVRADADLGRQTRDLILTFRRHILEYSRTAPLFLTSLTPLPDDPLAPDIVRRMLRAAQKAHVGPMAAVAGAIAQAVAEGLLSWARSVIVENGGDCYAVAQEDLVVAVYPGEKSPFRDRLALKLAAEDLPMAVCTSSGTLGHSLSMGRADAATVLAKDAALADACATALGNRVRHQDDLEPALTWIQSIPGVLGALVTLHDHLAVWGNISLADP from the coding sequence ATGGAAAGGGCTCAGCCGGTTCATAGGTTCTATCGGGAACAGCACAAAAGAGGCCCTTGGCATGCCTTTCGAGTTCAGGTGGAACAAACGGATTTGTGGGTACGGGCCGATGCGGATCTTGGCCGCCAGACCCGCGACCTTATCCTGACCTTTCGACGCCATATCCTTGAATACAGCCGTACGGCTCCGCTTTTTTTGACGTCCTTGACCCCATTGCCCGACGATCCTCTGGCTCCGGACATCGTGCGTCGTATGCTGCGAGCCGCCCAGAAAGCTCATGTGGGGCCTATGGCCGCCGTGGCCGGTGCCATTGCCCAAGCCGTGGCCGAAGGACTTCTATCTTGGGCCCGTTCGGTCATCGTCGAAAACGGGGGGGACTGCTATGCCGTGGCTCAAGAAGATCTTGTGGTGGCTGTGTATCCAGGAGAGAAGTCCCCGTTTCGAGACCGGCTGGCCCTGAAATTGGCCGCCGAGGATTTACCTATGGCCGTGTGCACTTCCTCCGGAACCCTAGGCCATTCCCTGAGTATGGGCCGAGCGGATGCCGCCACGGTGCTCGCCAAGGACGCGGCTTTAGCGGATGCCTGCGCCACAGCCCTAGGGAATCGCGTCCGGCACCAAGATGATTTGGAACCAGCTTTGACTTGGATTCAATCCATTCCCGGTGTGCTAGGGGCTCTGGTAACCCTGCATGATCATTTGGCCGTTTGGGGAAACATCTCGCTTGCGGATCCGTAA